The proteins below come from a single Eucalyptus grandis isolate ANBG69807.140 chromosome 3, ASM1654582v1, whole genome shotgun sequence genomic window:
- the LOC104437035 gene encoding EIN3-binding F-box protein 1, with protein MSKVLRFTGGEDFYSGRSIYQSPKEANLFLSLGNHVDVYFPPSKRSRISAPFVFSEDLFEQKRQDTIEVLPDECLFEIFRRLPGGQERSACACVSKRWLNLLSNICPNERSSGKSQNNLDPTCGGEEVSSEDDGFLSRSLEGKKATDIRLAAIAVGTADRGGLGKLSIRGSKLSHVTSLGLGAIARSCPSLKALSLWHLPSVGDEGLLEVANGCHQLEKLDLCQCPNITNKFLVAVARNCPNLTDISIESCSSIGNEGLAAVGQFCQNLKSISIKNCPSVGDQGIVGLISRAGSALTKFKLQALNITDVSLAVIGHYATAVTDLTLASLHNVTERGFWVMGNGHGLQRLRSLIVTACRGATDLGLESLGKGCPNLKQLCIRSSAFLSDGGLVSFMKSARSLESLQLEECHRITLAGLYGLVVGCGDKLKSLALTNCWGFKDFDFGSPQVSPCKSLRSFSVRNCPGFGDACLVALGKICPHLQQVELSGLTGITDEGLLRLLECCEAGLVKVNVSGCINLTDQVVSAMAKLHGRTLEVLILDGCTKVSDLGLLAIAENCQLLSDLDVSKCAISDFGLMALARSSQLSLQVLSVSGCSLVSDKCLPALKKVGRTLLGLNLQHCTAISTRSVDLLLEELWRCDILA; from the exons ATGTCGAAGGTCCTCAGATTCACTG GAGGCGAGGATTTTTACTCTGGGAGGTCAATATACCAAAGCCCAAAGGAGGCCAACCTCTTTTTGTCCCTTGGTAACCATGTGGACGTGTATTTTCCTCCTAGCAAGAGGTCCCGCATCAGCGCTCCGTTTGTTTTCAGTGAGGACCTATTCGAGCAGAAAAGGCAGGACACAATCGAAGTTCTTCCAGATGAGTGCCTCTTTGAGATATTCAGAAGGTTGCCTGGAGGCCAGGAGAGGAGTGCCTGCGCTTGTGTCTCCAAACGCTGGCTCAATCTTTTAAGCAATATATGCCCCAATGAACGCAGCTCTGGCAAATCTCAGAACAATTTGGATCCTACCTGTGGGGGAGAGGAAGTGAGTTCAGAGGACGATGGATTTCTCTCTAGGAGCTTGGAAGGGAAAAAGGCCACTGATATCCGTCTTGCTGCCATAGCTGTGGGAACTGCTGATCGTGGGGGATTGGGCAAACTTTCAATCAGGGGTAGCAAGTTGTCCCATGTGACAAGCCTTGGTCTTGGGGCAATAGCACGCAGTTGCCCCTCCCTTAAGGCCCTGTCCCTTTGGCACCTACCTTCTGTCGGAGATGAAGGTTTACTCGAGGTTGCAAATGGTTGTCACCAGCTTGAGAAGCTAGATCTTTGCCAGTGTCCCAACATTACCAACAAGTTTTTGGTTGCAGTCGCAAGGAACTGCCCTAATTTGACCGACATATCAATAGAGTCTTGTTCTAGCATTGGAAATGAAGGTTTGGCTGCTGTTGGACAGTTCTGCCAGAATCTGAAGTCCATTTCAATCAAAAATTGCCCCAGTGTTGGAGATCAGGGCATTGTCGGTCTGATTTCGAGGGCTGGTAGTGCCTTAACAAAGTTCAAATTGCAGGCATTAAACATAACTGATGTATCTCTTGCGGTCATTGGGCACTATGCCACGGCTGTTACCGATTTAACCCTTGCGAGCCTCCACAATGTCACAGAGAGAGGGTTTTGGGTCATGGGCAATGGTCATGGCTTGCAAAGGCTGAGGTCTTTGATAGTCACCGCTTGTCGGGGTGCTACCGATCTGGGACTTGAATCTCTGGGGAAAGGTTGCCCTAATCTTAAGCAGTTATGCATCCGTTCATCTGCATTCCTGTCAGATGGTGGCCTTGTTTCTTTCATGAAGTCAGCAAGGTCACTCGAGAGCCTGCAATTGGAGGAGTGCCACAGGATTACCCTGGCAGGACTATATGGTCTTGTCGTTGGTTGTGGGGATAAACTGAAATCTCTTGCTCTGACAAATTGCTGGGGATTTAAGGACTTTGATTTTGGATCACCTCAAGTGTCTCCTTGCAAGTCCCTGCGCTCTTTCTCTGTTCGCAACTGCCCAGGCTTTGGTGATGCGTGCTTGGTGGCACTTGGGAAGATTTGCCCACATCTGCAGCAAGTAGAATTGAGTGGGCTTACAGGAATAACAGATGAAGGGCTTTTACGACTGCTCGAATGCTGTGAAGCTGGTCTTGTGAAGGTTAACGTCAGTGGATGCATCAACCTGACAGATCAAGTGGTTTCAGCAATGGCTAAGTTGCATGGTAGGACCCTTGAGGTGCTAATTCTGGATGGTTGCACAAAAGTTAGTGATCTGGGCTTGCTGGCTATTGCAGAAAATTGCCAACTGCTATCTGATCTCGATGTCTCGAAATGTGCAATTTCGGATTTTGGATTGATGGCATTGGCTCGTTCTAGTCAACTGAGTTTGCAAGTCCTTTCCGTGTCTGGTTGCTCTTTGGTGTCAGACAAGTGCTTGCCTGCTCTTAAGAAAGTGGGCCGCACCCTTTTAGGTTTAAATCTCCAACATTGCACTGCAATCAGCACTCGTTCGGTGGACCTGCTTTTGGAAGAGCTTTGGAGGTGTGACATTCTCGCTTGA